A section of the Budorcas taxicolor isolate Tak-1 chromosome 17, Takin1.1, whole genome shotgun sequence genome encodes:
- the SPRING1 gene encoding SREBP regulating gene protein isoform X2 — translation MPPGPRACPAPRRDGEPGGYGVAPAPAEEEERAVRDRNLLQVQDHDQPIPWKVQFNLGNSSRPSNQCRNSIQGKHLITDELGYVCERKDLLVNGCCNINVPGTKQYCCDGCLSSGCCGAYEYCVSCCLQPNKQLLLERFLNRAAVAFQNLFMAVEDHFELCLAKCRTSSQSVQHENTYRDPIAKYCYGESPPELLPA, via the exons ATGCCGCCGGGGCCCCGGGCCTGCCCCGCTCCGCGCCGGGATGGTGAACCTGGCGGCTATGGTGTGGCGCCGGCTCCTGCGGAAGAG GAGGAGAGGGCAGTGAGAGATCGGAATCTCCTCCAGGTCCAAGACCACGATCAACCCATCCCATGGAAAGTACAGTTTAATTTGGGCAATAGTAGTCGGCCCAGCAACCAGTGCCGCAACTCCATTCAGGGGAAACACCTCATCACAGATGAACTGG GTTACGTTTGTGAGAGGAAAGACCTGCTGGTGAATGGCTGCTGTAACATCAACGTCCCTGGCACAAAGCAGTACTGCTGCGACGGCTGCTTGTCCAGTGGCTGCTGCGGCGCCTACGAGTACTGTGTCTCCTGCTGCCTGCAGCCCAACAAG CAACTCCTCCTGGAGCGCTTCCTCAACCGGGCAGCTGTGGCATTCCAGAACCTCTTCATGGCAGTCGAAGATCACTTTGAATTGTGTTTGGCTAAATGCAGGACCTCATCCCAG AGCGTGCAGCACGAGAACACCTACAGGGACCCCATAGCAAAGTACTGCTACGGAGAGAGCCCTCCCGAGCTCTTACCCGCGTGA
- the SPRING1 gene encoding SREBP regulating gene protein isoform X1 translates to MVNLAAMVWRRLLRKRWVLALVFGLSLVYFLTSTFKQEERAVRDRNLLQVQDHDQPIPWKVQFNLGNSSRPSNQCRNSIQGKHLITDELGYVCERKDLLVNGCCNINVPGTKQYCCDGCLSSGCCGAYEYCVSCCLQPNKQLLLERFLNRAAVAFQNLFMAVEDHFELCLAKCRTSSQSVQHENTYRDPIAKYCYGESPPELLPA, encoded by the exons ATGGTGAACCTGGCGGCTATGGTGTGGCGCCGGCTCCTGCGGAAGAGGTGGGTGCTTGCCCTGGTCTTCGGGCTCTCGCTGGTCTACTTCCTCACCAGCACCTTCAAGCAG GAGGAGAGGGCAGTGAGAGATCGGAATCTCCTCCAGGTCCAAGACCACGATCAACCCATCCCATGGAAAGTACAGTTTAATTTGGGCAATAGTAGTCGGCCCAGCAACCAGTGCCGCAACTCCATTCAGGGGAAACACCTCATCACAGATGAACTGG GTTACGTTTGTGAGAGGAAAGACCTGCTGGTGAATGGCTGCTGTAACATCAACGTCCCTGGCACAAAGCAGTACTGCTGCGACGGCTGCTTGTCCAGTGGCTGCTGCGGCGCCTACGAGTACTGTGTCTCCTGCTGCCTGCAGCCCAACAAG CAACTCCTCCTGGAGCGCTTCCTCAACCGGGCAGCTGTGGCATTCCAGAACCTCTTCATGGCAGTCGAAGATCACTTTGAATTGTGTTTGGCTAAATGCAGGACCTCATCCCAG AGCGTGCAGCACGAGAACACCTACAGGGACCCCATAGCAAAGTACTGCTACGGAGAGAGCCCTCCCGAGCTCTTACCCGCGTGA